A single window of Vibrio sp. SCSIO 43137 DNA harbors:
- the hslO gene encoding Hsp33 family molecular chaperone HslO, producing MANNVLNRYLFEDLSVRGELVQLDDAYQQIISSKEYPAAVQNLLGELLVATTLLTATLKFEGSITLQLQGDGPVSLAVINGNNNQQVRGVARWEGDIADDASLHQLMGKGHLVMTITPDKGERYQGVVGLEGDNLAECLESYFIRSEQLKTRLWFRLGEHDGKPHAAGMLLQVVPDGKGSEEDFEHLEQLTNTIKNEELFSLEANELLYRLYNQEKVQLFNAQPVEFFCGCSRERSASAIVSIAKEEVYDILTTEGSISLHCDYCGTSYSFDEAQVNELYAQSENGNKTIH from the coding sequence ATGGCAAACAATGTTTTAAACCGCTACCTATTTGAAGATCTTTCTGTTCGTGGCGAACTGGTGCAACTGGATGATGCATACCAACAAATTATTTCCAGCAAGGAGTACCCGGCAGCTGTGCAAAATTTGCTGGGTGAGCTACTGGTTGCAACCACACTTCTGACTGCGACCCTGAAATTTGAGGGTTCAATCACACTTCAGCTACAGGGAGACGGCCCAGTTTCTCTGGCAGTGATTAACGGCAACAACAATCAACAGGTTCGCGGTGTTGCCCGCTGGGAAGGTGACATCGCTGATGACGCAAGTTTGCATCAACTGATGGGTAAAGGTCATCTGGTTATGACCATCACTCCGGACAAGGGCGAACGCTATCAGGGAGTGGTCGGGCTGGAAGGAGACAACCTTGCAGAATGTCTTGAGAGCTACTTTATCCGCTCAGAGCAGTTGAAAACACGCCTGTGGTTCCGCCTTGGCGAACATGACGGCAAACCTCACGCGGCAGGTATGTTGCTTCAGGTTGTTCCTGACGGAAAAGGGTCAGAAGAAGACTTCGAACATCTTGAGCAGCTGACCAATACCATCAAAAATGAAGAGCTTTTCTCTTTAGAAGCCAATGAGCTGCTATATCGCCTATATAATCAGGAAAAAGTGCAGCTGTTCAATGCGCAACCTGTTGAATTCTTCTGCGGTTGTTCAAGGGAAAGAAGTGCCTCAGCTATCGTTAGCATTGCAAAAGAAGAGGTTTACGACATTTTAACAACCGAAGGCTCAATTTCTTTACATTGTGATTACTGTGGCACGAGTTACTCGTTCGACGAAGCACAGGTCAATGAGCTTTATGCACAAAGTGAAAATGGCAACAAAACCATTCACTAA